The Plectropomus leopardus isolate mb unplaced genomic scaffold, YSFRI_Pleo_2.0 unplaced_scaffold28300, whole genome shotgun sequence genomic sequence CACCATCCGGGCAAAAATCACAGCTACAGGCAGGAAGGTCACCTCCGCGTCCTCAGACACTTCAGATTTGTCCTAAAATATCACttattgtcttttgtttcttcAATTTGTCACATGCTTTAGTTTGTTGACGGTTGTTCATTAACTGAAAACACGCCGTACTTACAGAGAAGCTCGTACGCTTTAAATTTATCTGCAGTTTGTTTGACACGACGTCCCCGTTTGTGATCTGTGTGTAAACGCTGCTTAAAATCACTTAAATGAAGCGACTATCTGTTCTTTCATGACGAGTAATTGTGTTTAAATAccttcatttaaaatgtttatatagatgctgtgtttttttgcccAGATGTTTGCCTGCCGGGCAGACTGAAGCGACaatcagacaggaagcagaaaaaaaaccacgaGGCGCTTTTCCCCCTAAAATAATTCCCCGGGCAGGTTGTGCTCTCCTTTCTGGGGAACcgtataatagtaataattcatttttgggAGCTGTTTACAGGTGAGGTGGGACATTGAGGTAAGTCTTACCAAGTTCTGAGTCAAGTCCGAGACctagtctttgttttttgagtCCAAATCGAGTCATTTTAAGATTTATCAGGCTAACTTTACTGCTAACTACCAATCAATGACAGTTGgttgtgtaattattttaaaatattaaatgttggatgcatcttgttttgttgttgctgacTGTGtccatttttggatattttaccCAAAAagttgtttcgttttttttaatcaaaccacAGCAACAGAGTTTAAGCCACGGCCTCTGGTGTTAAACCCGGAATAATTaaccttttatttatatattgtttttatttttaataatatctcAGTTATTAGGCTCTTTCAGGAGGCCGAAGAACGTTGAAGCGAGCCTCGACTTTTTGCACAGCCCTAAATTTAGAGTAAGGGTGCAGTCACacgtgaccaaaaataaataaataaataaataaatatccagGGTACCCCCAAGGGTtctcaaattaaatttaagactttttaaagacctTTATCATACCACCCAGAATATAATTTAATGCCAACTTCAAGGCCATTCTGGCAAATGTCTAAAGGATATAATGCAACATCTTTGTCAATTTTTATTCCTAGAAATAATTATTTACCAAATAATTGaacttaagacattttaataacactCACTTTCAGATCTGATTTATATAGCTTTGTGAGGTGTGTCTGTAATCTTAGAACATTAGACATTATAAAATTGAACTTTTGTAAAATCACTgtaaacaaaatttaagactttaaaatttaaggcttttaaagacttttaaggCCCTGCGGGTACCCTGGagtcctgtgtgtgtcctgacACCCCGACAGGCGAATATTTGCCAAACTGAATTTCATGCACATGTGGCTGAACCATGAGGCTGGAAGTTTTTGCCTTTCCATGTGTGAGTTTTtgattttccagtgtttttgttgatCGCAGCGACATGTTTGGCTGCTGTAAGATTgatccaaaaaatgataaattcgtaaactgcatttttttcatagcAGTTTCTAAGATATCAAGtcatttacagcagaaatgctGCCGTCCAGTGAAAAGTCAGCAGTGTTAAAGCCGAGTCGAGTTTGAGGCTAACGTGTCTCATGATTTTTATGTGGCCGCTAAATAAAACGGTAGTTTTTGGTATCAAAGAATTTTCAGATTTGAGTGGCTCGATTCTCAACCTTTTTCTGCTAAACAggctgaaatataaaaaaaaagtctataatTTCAGGTTGTCACATGGGACTGATTCCCTGCCCGGCTGTCTGCCGGTCTGGTCTCTCGCCTGTTTATCACCATAGTAACCTGGTTTGGAGGGGAAACGTGCACTCGTGTCTCTGCCTCACTCTCTCAGTGTGATCGTCGCCTCAGCTGAACCTGTTGATGGTCAGGGTTGCTGCCTCTCAGGCTGCCTGTCAGGAAATCCGGTAGTCGAAGGTGTCCTTCTCCATGTAGTCCGTCCAGGTGGAGGATGGCATGCTCCGGTACGGGTCCAGGAGGATCCGGAAGCAGCGGACGATCAGCAGGCCCAGGAATATGAAGAGGATGAGGACGAAGACGAAGGCCGCCCTCTGCTCGAGCGTGAGGAAGGCGGCCGCggctgaggaggaagaggaggaggaggaggagaagtcCGATTCAGAGGCAGAGAAGGTGCTGCTGTAGAGGTCGTCGGCCATGTTGGGGGGGTCCGGTTTAGACGGTGGTTTGAAGGTGGTTCTTCGGTCCGATGAGAGAGTATACGCAGGAAAACATCGTTGTAGAAGGCTGTCAGTGTTTGAGGGGAGACGCCTGCGGAGAAAACAAACCGCATTTAGAGActtaaatgtcagaaattaaagacatttttcacagctggaaagagagaataaaaggggtctgtctctgcagcagaaagacacaaatatttgGAAATTGGAGCTACATGACCATGAAAAACAATCTAACCCCTTAATTCCACCGGGTCCGTCAGTAACACATTACGGCCGCGGCACTGCCTCCGGAGCTGAGCGTGGACGTTCAAGTAAATGCTTGTTATTCCACCGGGCGCGCCTCAGAACGTCTCAGCAACGTCCCAGAAGCAACACAGACAGCAACCGCGTCAAGATGCATGGAGCAGATCGTACCCGGCAGGAATTAAACAGCATTGCATTCGATCACTTCGGGGAgccctgtggggggttctccgggaatatggggtttcggactccctgatacgggctgtccgttccctgtatgaccggtgccggagcttggtccgcattgccggcagtaagtcgaactcgtttccgtttccaaagctctcgatttaccggtcgatcttcgttcctaccctcacctatggtcacgagctttgggtagtgaccaaaagaacaagttcgcgggtacaagcggccgaaataagtttcctccgtagggtggctgggctctcccttagagatagggtgagaatctcggtcatccgggaggagctcggagtagagccgctgctcctccacgttgagaagagccagatgaggtggctcgggcatttaattaggatgcctccaggacgcctccctggtgaggtgttcagggcacgtcccaccggtaggaggccccggggaagacccaggacatgctggagagactacgtctcacagctggcctgggaacgcctcggggtcccccgggaagagctggacgaagtggccggggagagggaagtctgggtttccctgcttaggctgctgcccccgcgacccgaccctggataagcggaagaaaatggatggatggatggatggatgcattcgatcagttttcaaaataaaaggcctTGCATGGAGCTGGGATCACATTTAACTCGACTAAAACGTTACATCAACAGTATCTGCTGCTTCTCCGTCCAGCAG encodes the following:
- the LOC121938051 gene encoding cortexin-2-like, with amino-acid sequence MADDLYSSTFSASESDFSSSSSSSSSAAAAFLTLEQRAAFVFVLILFIFLGLLIVRCFRILLDPYRSMPSSTWTDYMEKDTFDYRIS